A genomic stretch from Telopea speciosissima isolate NSW1024214 ecotype Mountain lineage chromosome 7, Tspe_v1, whole genome shotgun sequence includes:
- the LOC122667794 gene encoding serine hydroxymethyltransferase 4, with protein MDPVNVWGNTPLQAVDEEIFDLIEKEKRRQCRGIELIASENFTSFAVIEALGSALTNKYSEGIPGNRYYGGNEFIDEIENLCRSRALQTFRLDPAKWGVNVQPYSGSPANFAAYTALLNPHDRIMGLDLPSGGHLTHGYYTSGGKKISATSIYFESLPYKVNSTTGYIDYDKLEEKALDFRPKLIICGGSAYPRDWEYARFRSVADKCGALLLCDMAHISGLVAAQEAADPFEYCDIVTTTTHKSLRGPRAGMIFYKKGPKPAKKGQPEDAVYDFEDKVNFAVFPSLQGGPHNHQIGALAVALKQAMSPGFKAYAKQVKANAVALANYLMDKGYKLVTGGTENHLVLWDLRPLGLTGNKVEKLCDLCNITVNKNAVFGDSSALAPGGVRIGAPAMTSRGLLEKDFEQIAEFLHQAVTLCLNIQKEHGKLLKDFNKGLVNNKDIENLKVAVEKFSSSYEMPGFQMSEMKFKD; from the exons ATGGATCCCGTTAATGTTTGGGGCAACACTCCTCTCCAAGCCGTGGATGAGGAGATCTTCGATctgatcgagaaagagaagcGCAGGCAATGCAGAGGAATCGAACTCATCGCCTCTGAAAACTTCACATCCTTTGCAGTTATCGAGGCCCTCGGTAGCGCCTTGACTAACAAGTATTCTGAAGGCATACCCGGCAACCGATACTACGGTGGCAACGAATTCATCGATGAGATCGAGAATCTTTGTCGCTCTAGGGCACTTCAGACCTTCCGTCTCGACCCTGCCAAGTGGGGCGTTAATGTTCAGCCTTACTCTGGTAGCCCTGCAAACTTCGCTGCTTACACTGCGCTGCTTAACCCACATGACCGAATCATGGGTCTTGATCTTCCCTCTGGTGGGCATCTTACTCATGGGTATTATACATCTGGTGGGAAGAAGATCTCTGCAACTTCTATCTATTTTGAGAGTTTGCCTTATAAGGTGAATTCGACTACTGGGTATATTGATTATGATAAGTTGGAGGAGAAGGCCTTGGACTTTAGGCCCAAGTTGATTATTTGTGGTGGGAGTGCATACCCGAGGGATTGGGAATATGCGAGGTTCAGGTCTGTTGCGGATAAATGTGGGGCTTTGTTGCTCTGTGACATGGCTCACATTAGTGGACTTGTCGCTGCCCAG GAGGCTGCGGATCCCTTTGAATACTGTGATATTGTCACAACCACAACTCACAAGAGCCTGAGGGGGCCTAGAGCTGGTATGATCTTCTACAAAAAGGGTCCTAAGCCAGCCAAGAAGGGCCAGCCCGAGGACGCAGTCTATGACTTTGAGGACAAAGTCAACTTTGCTGTTTTCCCATCCCTTCAAGGTGGTCCACACAATCATCAAATTGGTGCGTTGGCTGTTGCCTTGAAGCAGGCCATGTCTCCCGGGTTCAAGGCCTATGCTAAGCAAGTCAAGGCCAATGCTGTTGCTCTTGCAAACTACTTGATGGACAAGGGATACAAGCTTGTCACTGGTGGCACTGAGAATCATCTTGTCCTATGGGACTTGAGACCTCTTGGCTTGACTG GCAACAAAGTTGAGAAGCTTTGCGATCTGTGCAACATTACTGTGAACAAAAATGCTGTTTTTGGGGACAGCAGTGCACTGGCTCCTGGTGGTGTCCGAATTG GTGCACCTGCCATGACTTCAAGAGGATTGCTTGAGAAGGACTTCGAGCAGATTGCTGAGTTCCTCCACCAGGCTGTCACCTTGTGCTTGAACATCCAGAAGGAGCATGGGAAGCTATTGAAGGACTTCAACAAGGGTCTGGTGAACAACAAAGACATTGAGAACCTCAAGGTTGCCGTGGAGAAATTTTCATCCTCGTATGAAATGCCTGGATTCCAGATGTCTGAGATGAAATTCAAGGATTGA